A genomic stretch from Seriola aureovittata isolate HTS-2021-v1 ecotype China chromosome 13, ASM2101889v1, whole genome shotgun sequence includes:
- the LOC130180354 gene encoding solute carrier family 2, facilitated glucose transporter member 1, translating to MNKNDLHHPDTVTAQSHLTATLLTSILAAVLGSLQIGYHTGNINAPGKIIEEFFNHTWRARHNQSMPDHSLTLLWSLSVSIKDFGALLGSLGVKYVADSYGRRNSILIVNCLSVVGACLMSASKACESFEVLILGRLVFGLFCGLVMTLNPLYIQEVSPTNLRGAFATLNQVSFASGILVGMVAGLETVLGTEHYWAMMLSLSLIPALTQYLVLPFCPESPRYLLINRGEESKAEAALLRLRGRAEKVFAELEEMKEEAAHTQSGVTIHEFFKKRSYKQPIIIVLIINLGSQLSGFNAIINYSTRMFQAKFDEAKYLTLGVGAVNVTFTLVAFFLMERAGRRRLLLTGFISIAVCNLLMTIVDSVLHLAPELRSLQVLLVFCLISAYELGPGPISWFIAAELFDQPGRPIAMAFTSMLNWGGKFVLALLFPPLLKVCGEYIYLLFMIVALLAFTFTWIRLPETKGRTFDDIAEEFRGAEGIPLHNKTGFNTFT from the exons ATGAATAAGAATGACTTACATCACCCCGACACTGTTACTGCACAGAGCCATCTGACTGCCACGCTCCTGACCTCCATCCTGGCAGCGGTGCTGGGCTCCCTGCAGATTGGCTACCACACCGGCAACATCAATGCACCAGGCAAG ATCATCGAAGAGTTCTTCAACCACACCTGGAGAGCCAGACACAACCAGTCGATGCCAGATCAcagtctgactctgctgtggtCCCTCTCCGTCAGCATTAAGGACTTTGGAGCCTTGCTTGGTTCCCTGGGAGTCAAATATGTAGCAGATTCTTATGGACG GCGTAACTCCATTCTAATAGTGAACTGTCTCTCCGTGGTGGGAGCATGTCTGATGTCCGCATCCAAAGCCTGCGAGTCATTTGAAGTTCTCATCCTGGGACGGCTGGTGTTCGGTCTGTTCTGCGGCCTGGTGATGACTCTTAATCCGCTGTACATCCAGGAAGTGTCCCCCACTAACCTGAGAGGCGCCTTTGCTACACTCAACCAGGTGTCCTTTGCCTCGGGCATCCTGGTGGGGATG GTTGCTGGTCTGGAGACAGTGTTGGGTACAGAGCATTACTGGGCCATGATGCTGTCCCTGTCTCTCATCCCGGCCTTGACCCAGTACCTGGTCCTGCCTTTCTGCCCTGAGAGCCCTCGATACCTGCTCATCAACCGCGGAGAGGAGAGCAAGGCAGAGGCTG CCCTGCTGCgactgagaggcagagcagagaaagtGTTTGCTGAGCTGgaagagatgaaggaagaggCCGCCCACACTCAGAGCGGTGTCACCATCCACGAGTTCTTCAAGAAGCGCAGCTACAAGCAGCCGATCATCATCGTCCTCATCATTAACTTAGGCAGCCAGCTGTCCGGATTCAACGCA ATCATCAATTATTCCACCAGAATGTTCCAGGCCAAGTTTGATGAGGCCAAATACCTGACTCTGGGTGTGGGGGCTGTCAATGTGACCTTCACTTTGGTAGCA tTCTTCCTGATGGAAagggcagggaggaggagattGCTCCTGACTGGTTTCATCTCCATAGCAGTGTGCAATTTACTCATGACCATAGTCGATTCTGTCCTG CACCTGGCCCCGGAGCTGCGGAGCCTGCAGGTCCTGCTGGTTTTCTGCCTGATTTCGGCCTATGAGCTGGGCCCTGGCCCCATCTCCTGGTTCATCGCGGCCGAGCTGTTCGACCAGCCTGGCAGACCCATCGCCATGGCCTTCACCAGCATGCTCAACTGGGGAGGGAAGTTTGTTCTGGCGCTCCTCTTTCCTCCATTACTG aaagTCTGCGGTGAGTACATCTACCTCCTCTTCATGATCGTGGCTCTGCTCGCCTTCACCTTCACCTGGATTCGCCTCCCTGAGACGAAG